Proteins found in one Serratia plymuthica genomic segment:
- a CDS encoding Ldh family oxidoreductase, whose amino-acid sequence MTQTQTLSLSEAYHLALRALRSNGFSAEHADAVAQNVTAGERDGCASHGLYRVLGCVRSLLAGKVSASAVPVLIDSAPAILRVNANDGFSLLAYRRALPAFVDKVRANGIAALAINHCVHFSALWADIEPLTEQGLVALACTPSHAWVTPAGGTRPLFGTNPIAFGWPRPQRPPFIFDMATSAAARGEIELHRRAGTQLPEGWGLDEQGQPSTDPASVLQGAMLAFGGHKGSALAAMVELLAGPLIGDMTSKESLAYDRQTGSSPYGGELFIAMDPDRFMGADKEVHFARAEALFADMSAQGARIPGERRFQMRQYSEQHGVTLPLALYEEIVALCR is encoded by the coding sequence ATGACGCAAACCCAGACTCTGTCGCTGAGCGAGGCCTATCATCTCGCGCTGCGCGCACTGCGCAGCAACGGTTTCAGCGCTGAACATGCCGACGCCGTCGCGCAGAATGTGACCGCCGGTGAACGTGATGGTTGTGCCTCGCACGGTCTATATCGGGTGCTTGGCTGCGTGCGCTCGCTGCTGGCCGGCAAGGTGTCCGCCAGCGCCGTTCCAGTGCTTATCGACAGCGCTCCGGCGATCCTGCGGGTGAACGCTAACGACGGTTTTTCGCTGCTGGCTTATCGCCGCGCACTGCCTGCTTTTGTCGACAAAGTGCGCGCTAACGGCATAGCGGCGCTGGCCATTAACCACTGTGTGCATTTTTCCGCCCTGTGGGCCGATATTGAACCCTTAACCGAGCAAGGGCTGGTGGCACTGGCATGCACACCCAGCCATGCCTGGGTCACCCCCGCCGGGGGAACCCGTCCGTTGTTCGGCACCAACCCTATCGCCTTTGGCTGGCCGCGCCCGCAACGCCCACCCTTTATCTTTGATATGGCCACCAGCGCCGCGGCACGCGGCGAAATCGAGTTGCACCGCCGCGCCGGCACACAGTTGCCCGAAGGATGGGGCCTTGATGAGCAAGGGCAGCCTTCGACCGATCCGGCCAGCGTGTTGCAGGGTGCGATGCTGGCCTTTGGCGGCCATAAGGGATCCGCGCTGGCGGCAATGGTCGAGCTGCTCGCCGGGCCGTTGATTGGCGATATGACCAGTAAGGAGTCGCTGGCCTACGATCGGCAGACCGGCTCCTCTCCTTACGGCGGCGAATTGTTTATCGCTATGGATCCCGATCGTTTTATGGGGGCCGACAAAGAGGTTCATTTTGCCAGAGCAGAAGCCTTGTTCGCCGATATGTCCGCGCAAGGGGCGCGTATTCCAGGGGAGCGGCGTTTTCAGATGCGGCAATACAGCGAGCAGCACGGCGTTACCTTGCCGCTGGCGCTGTATGAAGAAATCGTGGCCCTCTGCCGCTAA
- a CDS encoding APC family permease, which translates to MTTQGKFKKQLTLTDLTFIGLGAIFGSGWLFAASHVSSIAGPAGIYSWLIGGLAVLLLGIVYCELGAALPRAGGIIRYPVFSHGELMGYLLGFITLIAFSSLISIEIVAARQYAAAWFPFLSQPGSGDPTLIGWVVQLILLCFFFALNYYSVKTFAKSNNLISVIKFVVPLLVIVVLFNFFKPENLYSQGFAPFGSAGVEAAISAGGIIFAYLGLTPIISVASEVQNPQRTIPIALILSVVLSTIIYVLLQVAFLGSIPGEMLSGGWAGISQQFSLPYRDIAITLGMGWLAFLVVSDAIISPSGTGNIYMNATPRVIYGWARAGTFFKIFTRVDGESGIPRPALWLTFGLSIFWTLPFPSWEKLIGVVSAALVLSYAIAPVTAAGLRRNAPDLPRPFFVRGFCVLGPVSFIISALIVYWSGWNTVSWLLGLQILMFVVYILFKNKVPTHAVSLRQQIWSSLWLIGFYALIIVTSYLGSFGGINALGHPWDTLTVAVIALVIYYWGACTCLPKANFDGDEEE; encoded by the coding sequence ATGACAACCCAAGGCAAATTCAAGAAGCAGCTTACGCTCACCGATCTGACGTTTATTGGTCTGGGCGCTATATTTGGTTCCGGCTGGCTATTTGCCGCCAGCCACGTCTCCTCCATTGCCGGCCCTGCGGGCATTTACTCCTGGCTTATCGGCGGCCTGGCCGTTTTGCTGCTCGGCATTGTTTATTGCGAACTGGGCGCTGCTCTGCCACGCGCCGGTGGCATCATCCGCTATCCGGTATTTTCCCATGGCGAACTGATGGGCTATCTGTTGGGTTTTATCACCCTGATCGCCTTCTCCAGTCTGATATCGATTGAGATCGTCGCCGCCCGCCAGTACGCCGCCGCCTGGTTTCCCTTTCTGAGCCAGCCCGGATCCGGCGACCCGACGCTGATAGGTTGGGTCGTGCAACTGATACTGCTGTGCTTCTTCTTCGCCCTTAACTACTACAGCGTCAAAACCTTTGCCAAATCCAACAACCTGATCAGCGTGATTAAATTCGTGGTGCCGCTGTTGGTGATCGTGGTGCTGTTCAACTTCTTCAAACCCGAAAATTTGTACAGTCAGGGCTTTGCTCCCTTTGGTTCCGCCGGGGTAGAGGCGGCCATATCGGCAGGCGGGATTATCTTCGCTTACCTCGGCCTGACGCCGATTATCTCGGTCGCCAGTGAGGTGCAAAACCCACAGCGTACGATTCCCATCGCGCTGATCCTCTCGGTGGTACTGTCCACCATCATCTACGTGCTGTTGCAGGTCGCTTTCCTCGGCAGCATTCCCGGCGAAATGTTGAGTGGCGGCTGGGCCGGTATCAGCCAGCAATTCTCACTGCCCTATCGCGATATCGCCATCACGCTGGGCATGGGCTGGCTGGCGTTCCTGGTGGTGAGCGATGCGATTATCTCGCCGAGCGGCACCGGCAATATCTATATGAATGCCACGCCGCGGGTGATCTACGGCTGGGCGCGCGCCGGGACCTTCTTTAAAATCTTTACCCGCGTCGACGGGGAGTCCGGCATTCCGCGCCCTGCGCTGTGGCTGACCTTTGGTCTGTCGATCTTCTGGACGCTGCCTTTCCCCTCCTGGGAGAAGCTGATCGGCGTAGTGTCCGCCGCTCTGGTACTGAGTTACGCCATTGCGCCCGTCACCGCCGCCGGCCTGCGGCGTAATGCGCCGGACCTGCCTCGCCCGTTCTTCGTTCGGGGGTTTTGCGTGCTCGGCCCGGTATCATTCATCATCTCGGCACTTATCGTTTACTGGTCCGGATGGAACACCGTTTCCTGGCTGCTTGGTCTGCAAATCCTGATGTTCGTGGTCTATATCCTGTTCAAAAACAAGGTGCCTACCCATGCCGTCAGCCTGCGGCAGCAGATTTGGTCCTCACTGTGGCTGATCGGCTTTTACGCGCTGATTATTGTGACGTCCTATCTCGGTAGCTTTGGCGGTATCAATGCCCTGGGCCACCCGTGGGATACCCTTACGGTAGCGGTCATTGCGCTGGTGATTTACTACTGGGGTGCCTGTACCTGTTTGCCCAAGGCGAACTTCGACGGTGATGAAGAAGAGTAG
- a CDS encoding aldehyde dehydrogenase (NADP(+)), with amino-acid sequence MPNIYTISGQQFIGGKRRASGEATLVSLRADNGRPTGHRFHQATAAEAAAAAEAAAQAFTAYSQIGAERRAAFLDAIADQLDALEEDFFAFAMQETALPLARLSGERARTSGQMRLFATLLRRGDMHGARIDCALPQRTPLPRPDLRQYRTAIGPVAVFGASNFPLAFSTAGGDTAAALAAGCPVVFKAHGGHMITAELTAQAIERAREQLQIPAGVFNMIYGDRIGAELVQHPAIQAVGFTGSLRGGRALFDLAMRRPQPIPVFAEMSSINPLIVMPQALARRGQKIAQELVASFTQGCGQFCTKPGLILGQQGAAFSRLIHELNTWVNAAAPQPMLNAGTLAHYRSGLKALEEVPGIRHLAGNREQQPHLAAPQLYQADVNLLLSGNPLLQEEVFGPVAVLVAVEDNRQLADVLESLQGQLTATLLAEEDDQTDAAPLAQLLTRKAGRVLFNGYPTGVEVCDAMVHGGPYPATSDARGTSVGTLAIERFLRPVCLQNYPAALLPPQLQDSNPLGLLRLVNGIYTRDPITFSAND; translated from the coding sequence ATGCCCAATATCTATACCATCAGCGGCCAACAGTTTATCGGCGGCAAACGCCGCGCCAGCGGGGAAGCTACGCTGGTCAGCCTGCGTGCCGATAACGGCCGGCCAACCGGCCACCGTTTCCATCAGGCCACCGCCGCTGAAGCCGCAGCCGCTGCCGAGGCCGCCGCGCAGGCCTTCACCGCCTATTCGCAAATCGGCGCCGAGCGCCGGGCGGCGTTTCTTGACGCCATTGCCGATCAGCTGGACGCGCTGGAGGAGGATTTCTTCGCGTTCGCCATGCAGGAAACCGCCCTGCCATTGGCTCGCCTGAGCGGTGAACGCGCCAGAACCAGCGGTCAGATGCGATTATTCGCCACGCTGTTGCGTCGCGGCGATATGCACGGCGCACGCATAGATTGCGCTCTGCCACAGCGAACGCCATTACCGCGCCCGGATCTGCGGCAGTATCGTACCGCTATCGGCCCGGTAGCGGTGTTCGGCGCCAGCAATTTCCCGCTGGCGTTCTCCACCGCAGGTGGGGACACGGCGGCCGCGTTGGCTGCGGGTTGCCCGGTAGTTTTCAAAGCGCACGGTGGCCATATGATCACCGCAGAACTGACCGCGCAGGCGATTGAACGGGCCCGGGAGCAACTGCAAATCCCGGCAGGAGTGTTCAACATGATTTACGGCGATCGCATTGGCGCCGAGCTGGTACAGCACCCGGCGATCCAGGCTGTGGGCTTTACCGGTTCGCTGCGGGGCGGCAGAGCCTTGTTCGATCTGGCCATGCGCCGCCCACAACCTATTCCGGTGTTTGCCGAAATGTCGAGCATTAACCCGCTGATCGTGATGCCCCAGGCGCTGGCCCGGCGCGGGCAGAAAATCGCTCAGGAACTGGTTGCCTCATTCACCCAGGGGTGCGGCCAGTTCTGCACCAAGCCGGGGTTGATCCTCGGCCAACAAGGTGCGGCATTCAGCCGGCTGATTCACGAGTTAAATACGTGGGTAAACGCCGCCGCACCTCAGCCGATGCTGAATGCCGGCACGCTGGCACATTACCGCAGCGGATTAAAAGCGCTCGAAGAGGTGCCGGGCATTCGCCATCTGGCCGGCAACCGCGAGCAGCAACCGCATCTGGCCGCTCCGCAGCTTTATCAGGCCGACGTCAACCTGCTGCTGAGCGGCAACCCTTTGCTGCAGGAGGAAGTTTTTGGTCCGGTGGCCGTCCTGGTGGCGGTGGAAGACAACCGTCAACTGGCCGACGTGCTGGAAAGCCTGCAAGGGCAACTGACCGCCACCCTGCTGGCGGAGGAGGATGATCAAACCGACGCGGCACCGCTGGCCCAATTGCTGACTCGCAAAGCCGGGCGGGTACTGTTCAACGGGTATCCCACCGGAGTCGAAGTCTGTGACGCCATGGTGCACGGCGGCCCTTATCCGGCGACCAGCGATGCTCGCGGCACGTCGGTAGGCACGCTGGCCATCGAACGTTTTCTGCGCCCGGTCTGCCTACAGAATTACCCGGCGGCGTTACTCCCCCCGCAGTTGCAAGACAGCAACCCACTTGGCCTGTTGCGGCTGGTTAACGGCATCTATACCCGGGATCCCATTACTTTCTCTGCCAATGACTAG
- a CDS encoding dihydrodipicolinate synthase family protein codes for MSHKAIKWSGVFPAVSTQFRSDFSLDLDATHTVIKNLVEDGVSGLVVCGTVGENTSLTVQEKLSVIEVARDAAQGKVPVIAGIAEFTTAFARNMAREAQKVGVDGIMVMPALVYSAKPHETATHFRSVATATDLPIMVYNNPPIYKNDVTPDILTSLVDCENIVCFKDSSGDTRRFIDLRNEVGDRFVLFAGLDDVVLESIAVGAEGWISGMSNAFPREGETLFRLAKQKRFEEALSLYRWFMPLLHLDARPDLVQCIKLCEELVGRGSAITRPPRLALQGDTLAEVTAVVKKAQANRPELPDVGL; via the coding sequence ATGAGTCATAAAGCCATTAAATGGAGCGGCGTGTTCCCGGCGGTCAGCACCCAGTTCCGCAGTGATTTCTCTCTGGATCTCGACGCCACTCATACGGTGATCAAAAACCTGGTCGAGGACGGCGTTTCAGGTCTGGTGGTGTGCGGCACCGTCGGCGAAAACACGTCATTGACGGTACAGGAAAAGCTGTCAGTCATTGAGGTAGCGCGGGATGCGGCCCAAGGCAAGGTGCCGGTGATCGCCGGCATCGCCGAATTCACGACGGCCTTTGCGCGCAATATGGCGCGCGAAGCCCAGAAAGTCGGTGTCGACGGCATTATGGTGATGCCGGCCCTGGTTTACTCCGCCAAACCGCACGAAACCGCCACGCACTTTCGCAGCGTCGCCACCGCCACCGATCTGCCGATCATGGTCTACAACAACCCGCCCATTTATAAAAACGACGTAACGCCCGACATTCTGACCTCGCTGGTCGATTGCGAAAACATCGTGTGTTTCAAAGACTCTTCCGGCGACACCCGCCGCTTTATCGATCTGCGCAACGAGGTTGGCGATCGCTTCGTCCTGTTCGCCGGGCTGGATGATGTGGTGCTCGAAAGCATCGCTGTCGGGGCCGAAGGTTGGATATCCGGGATGTCCAACGCCTTCCCGCGTGAAGGCGAAACGCTGTTCCGCCTGGCGAAGCAAAAACGCTTTGAAGAAGCGCTGTCGCTATACCGTTGGTTTATGCCGCTGCTGCACCTCGATGCGCGGCCGGATCTGGTGCAGTGCATCAAGCTGTGTGAAGAGCTGGTGGGCCGCGGCAGCGCCATTACCCGTCCCCCGCGCCTGGCGCTGCAAGGCGACACCTTGGCGGAGGTCACCGCGGTAGTCAAAAAAGCACAGGCAAACCGCCCCGAGCTGCCGGACGTCGGCCTTTAA
- a CDS encoding AraC family transcriptional regulator yields the protein MRLAHDHQVVTSPQPATDEQEDDVFAVEQLSRLCDGLAQQRPNNLHELLNSLALIAPLLNAIPNVVFFIKDAQARYLLANLTLAKRCGFKTVMPLLGKTSADVFPAQLGSGYTEQDLRVLRHGVLIQDQLEMHLYNGRETGWCLTQKLALYDAQGKIIGMAGISHDLQEAKANHPAYQRLAAIDVYIRQHYARPIALEELTVLTALSVAQIERYCKRIFHLTPRQMIHKVRLEKATELLAGDLPITDIALQCGYTDHSAFSRQFKSMTGLTPRDFRLTVTN from the coding sequence ATGCGATTGGCCCATGACCATCAGGTTGTTACTTCTCCTCAGCCCGCAACAGATGAGCAGGAAGATGACGTATTCGCCGTAGAGCAGCTGTCCCGGCTGTGCGATGGCCTGGCGCAACAGCGCCCTAACAACCTGCACGAATTGCTGAACTCGCTGGCGCTGATCGCCCCGCTGCTCAATGCCATTCCCAACGTGGTGTTCTTTATCAAGGATGCGCAGGCGCGTTACCTGTTGGCAAATCTGACGCTGGCCAAGCGCTGTGGGTTTAAAACCGTCATGCCATTGCTGGGAAAGACCTCGGCGGACGTCTTTCCCGCCCAGCTTGGCTCAGGTTACACCGAGCAGGATCTCCGGGTGCTGCGCCACGGGGTACTGATTCAGGATCAGTTGGAAATGCATCTGTATAACGGCCGGGAAACCGGCTGGTGCCTGACGCAAAAGCTGGCGCTGTACGACGCACAGGGCAAAATCATCGGCATGGCGGGCATCTCGCATGATCTGCAGGAGGCCAAGGCCAACCACCCGGCCTATCAACGGCTGGCTGCCATCGACGTCTATATACGCCAGCATTACGCCCGGCCGATCGCCCTCGAAGAGCTAACGGTGCTCACCGCACTTTCCGTGGCGCAAATAGAACGCTACTGCAAACGCATTTTTCACCTTACGCCGCGCCAGATGATCCACAAGGTTCGGTTGGAAAAAGCGACCGAATTGCTGGCCGGTGATTTGCCCATCACCGACATTGCCCTGCAATGCGGCTATACCGATCACAGCGCTTTCAGCCGTCAGTTCAAGTCGATGACCGGCTTGACGCCGCGCGATTTTCGGCTAACGGTAACCAATTAA
- a CDS encoding 4-hydroxyproline epimerase yields MAISSHFTVLRAIDSHTAGEPTRLIIEGFPDLGSGSMAERKALFAQQYDDWRSAVILEPRGNDVLVGALLCQPCSPQATAGVIFFNNAGYLGMCGHGTIGLVASLAYLGRISAGEHLIETPVGTVSATLHQDGSVTVENVPAYRFRHQVSVEVKGYGAVTGDIAWGGNWFFLIAEHPLVINMQNLEALTAFCWAVRQALELAGVYGEDGGVIDHIELFAADPQADSRNFVLCPGKAYDRSPCGTGTSAKLACLAADGKLQPDEVWRQASVIGSEFSGYYRRNGDRITPFIRGQAYVCADSRLLLDENDPFAWGIR; encoded by the coding sequence ATGGCAATTTCTTCGCATTTCACCGTACTGCGGGCGATCGATTCCCACACCGCAGGGGAACCCACCCGATTGATTATTGAGGGGTTCCCCGATCTGGGCAGCGGCAGTATGGCGGAGCGCAAGGCGTTGTTTGCGCAGCAGTATGACGACTGGCGAAGCGCCGTGATTCTGGAGCCCCGTGGCAATGACGTGCTGGTGGGGGCATTGCTGTGCCAACCCTGTTCACCGCAGGCCACCGCCGGGGTGATTTTCTTCAACAACGCCGGCTATCTGGGCATGTGCGGCCACGGGACTATTGGGTTGGTTGCCTCGCTGGCCTACCTGGGGCGGATTAGCGCAGGGGAGCATTTGATTGAAACCCCTGTCGGCACGGTGAGTGCCACGTTGCATCAAGATGGTAGCGTCACGGTGGAAAACGTGCCCGCCTATCGTTTTCGTCACCAAGTGTCGGTTGAGGTGAAGGGCTATGGCGCGGTGACGGGTGACATCGCCTGGGGGGGAAACTGGTTTTTCCTGATTGCCGAGCATCCTTTGGTCATCAACATGCAAAATCTGGAGGCGCTAACCGCCTTTTGCTGGGCGGTGCGCCAGGCGCTGGAGCTGGCGGGAGTTTATGGGGAAGACGGCGGTGTTATCGATCATATTGAACTGTTCGCCGCCGACCCGCAGGCTGACAGCCGCAACTTCGTGCTATGCCCCGGCAAGGCCTACGATCGCTCGCCTTGTGGTACCGGCACCAGCGCCAAGCTGGCTTGTCTGGCGGCCGACGGCAAATTGCAGCCGGATGAGGTCTGGCGCCAGGCGAGCGTGATAGGTAGCGAGTTCAGCGGTTATTACCGTCGTAATGGCGATCGCATAACCCCTTTTATTCGCGGGCAAGCGTACGTTTGTGCCGACAGCCGATTATTGCTGGATGAGAATGACCCCTTCGCCTGGGGGATCCGCTAA